Proteins co-encoded in one Amaranthus tricolor cultivar Red isolate AtriRed21 chromosome 7, ASM2621246v1, whole genome shotgun sequence genomic window:
- the LOC130818179 gene encoding uncharacterized protein LOC130818179, whose product MADVRPLQQKPENSTDARAEFELGLEQLMCGHLDDCMSFTSCSSARNMEDEDDEGNQLMRRRRRSDLEGDDLAESSVARRRQSRILSRWAARQAQEMITTMERRNRESELMALAGLHPVSMLDYSFLRESQSPSLRRQGTVERPSSRASSILQMWRELEDEHALNRARERVRERLRHERSVDSNTDVSTVTTSESRAGDNQGSVENASESEHDFRAWSHDQMETRNERGDNNLSSREQSPDLGEGERERVRQIVRGWMETGINDHSSNVSQRDSNPREEWLGETERERVRLVREWVHMANQQRVRGGRREDQNGGSGTQGDQVHVGLGNREDGHPERIRRDRLRFRGRQALIDLLMRIERERQRELQGLSEHRAVSDFAHRNRIQSLLRGRFLRTERTAEDERPPSVAANELHQLRQRNTVSGLREGFRSRQEAIVRIQASSNSDTSPGDPGIDFSNDEIQHGIQVGIQAWDSDQLQSRIQNDEVNEFTNNTINGPVEAPIDVSTGEDDIQRENWLEQVTEDERINLPELNSAELDPWRENTQANTVSDWQETSGNARRQTAHINYAEDGSALPSQQTWPNNSSRTTLGSWGPSNPSRIRRNLPIRRVNRFHPPDDDNVYSMELRELLSRRSVSTLLHSGFRESLDQLIQSYVERQGQTGIDWELHRNLPTSATSLHDQEQPEERNVRDTVNRPPLVLPSPPVPPPQPLWQQGLHTNWSRHGMHRSELEWEMMNDLRADVVRLQQGMNHMQKMLEACIDMQVELQRSVRQEVSAALNRSTGGKGAEISLDGSRWGHVKKGTCCVCCDNHIDSLLYRCGHMCTCLNCANELVRGGGKCPLCRAPIVEVIRAYSIL is encoded by the exons ATGGCGGATGTCCGACCATTGCAGCAAAAGCCTGAGAATTCTACCGATGCTAGGGCTGAATTTGAGCTTGGACTAGAGCAGCTTATGTGTGGTCATTTGGATGATTGTATGTCGTTCACCTCGTGTAGTTCAGCTCGTAATATggaggatgaagatgatgagggTAATCAGCTTATGCGTAGGAGGCGAAGGTCTGATCTCGAAGGGGATGATCTGGCCGAGTCTTCTGTTGCTAGGAGACGACAATCGAGGATTTTAAGTCGTTGGGCAGCTAGACAAGCCCAAGAAATGATTACCACCATGGAGAGGAGAAACCGGGAGTCTGAATTGATGGCTCTTGCAGGTTTACATCCTGTTTCCATGCTTGATTATTCTTTTCTTAGGGAATCTCAGTCCCCTTCTTTGCGGAGGCAAGGGACTGTCGAAAGGCCAAGCTCTAGGGCGTCTTCTATTTTGCAAATGTGGAGAGAATTGGAGGATGAACATGCGTTAAACCGTGCTAGAGAGCGGGTTAGGGAAAGACTGAGGCATGAGAGGAGTGTTGATAGCAATACTGATGTGTCAACAGTAACAACATCGGAAAGCAGGGCGGGTGATAACCAGGGTAGTGTAGAGAATGCTAGTGAGAGTGAGCATGATTTTAGAGCTTGGTCTCACGATCAGATGGAGACCCGCAATGAACGTGGAGATAATAACCTTTCTAGCAGAGAACAATCTCCTGATCTTGGTGAAGGTGAGAGGGAGAGAGTGAGGCAGATTGTGCGTGGATGGATGGAGACCGGAATAAATGACCACTCTTCTAATGTTTCACAAAGAGATAGCAATCCCAGAGAAGAGTGGCTTGGTGAGACCGAGCGTGAACGGGTGAGACTTGTGAGAGAGTGGGTGCATATGGCAAATCAGCAAAGGGTACGTGGAGGACGGAGGGAAGATCAAAACGGTGGATCAGGTACCCAAGGTGATCAGGTTCATGTTGGCCTTGGTAATCGTGAGGATGGCCATCCTGAGCGTATTCGGAGAGATAGGTTGAGGTTTCGTGGAAGGCAGGCTTTGATCGACTTGCTTATGAGGATAGAACGTGAAAGACAAAGGGAGCTTCAGGGTTTATCAGAGCATCGTGCCGTTTCAGATTTTGCTCACCGTAATCGTATTCAG TCATTACTTAGAGGTAGATTTTTGAGAACTGAAAGAACAGCTGAGGATGAAAGGCCACCATCAGTCGCTGCAAATGAACTACATCAGTTGAGACAACGAAACACTGTTTCTGGTTTGAG GGAAGGTTTTCGCTCTAGACAAGAAGCTATTGTACGTATTCAAGCAAGCAGTAACTCTGACACGTCACCGGGTGATCCGGGAATTGATTTTTCTAATGATGAGATTCAACATGGAATTCAAGTGGGGATCCAAGCTTGGGATTCTGATCAATTGCAGTCTAGGATTCAGAATGATGAGGTGAATGAGTTTACAAATAATACTATTAATGGGCCTGTAGAAGCTCCAATTGACGTTTCAACTGGGGAAGATGACATTCAGAGGGAGAATTGGCTGGAACAGGTCACGGAAGATGAGCGGATAAACTTGCCTGAGTTGAACTCGGCAGAGCTTGATCCATGGAGAGAAAACACACAAGCTAATACGGTTAGTGATTGGCAAGAAACTTCAGGTAATGCTCGGCGGCAGACAGCTCATATAAATTATGCTGAGGATGGGTCTGCTTTGCCTAGTCAACAAACTTGGCCCAACAATAGTTCTCGAACAACATTAGGAAGTTGGGGGCCTTCTAATCCTTCACGTATTAGACGCAACCTTCCCATTCGACGAGTTAATAGATTTCACCCTCCTGATGATGATAATGTCTACAGTATGGAGCTTCGTGAGCTGCTAAGCAG GAGGAGTGTTTCAACTCTTTTGCATAGCGGGTTTCGTGAAAGTTTGGACCAATTGATCCAGTCTTATGTGGAAAGGCAAGGTCAGACCGGAATTGATTGGGAGCTTCATAGAAACTTGCCCACTTCTGCTACTTCACTGCATGATCAGGAACAACCTGAAGAACGAAATGTAAGGGATACCGTCAATAGACCTCCTCTTGTCCTTCCATCCCCACCAGTACCGCCTCCACAGCCTCTCTGGCAACAGGGTCTACATACTAACTGGTCTAGGCATGGCATGCATCGTTCAGAACTA GAGTGGGAGATGATGAATGATTTACGAGCGGATGTTGTCAGGCTTCAACAAGGTATGAACCACATGCAGAAGATGTTAGAAGCCTGCATCGACATGCAGGTGGAGTTGCAGCGTTCTGTTCGGCAAGAAGTTTCTGCAGCTCTGAATCGATCCACTGGTGGGAAAG GTGCTGAGATCTCATTGGATGGTTCCAGATGGGGACATGTGAAGAAAGGGACATGTTGTGTTTGTTGTGACAACCATATTGATTCTCTATTGTACAG ATGTGGGCACATGTGCACATGTTTAAACTGTGCAAATGAGCTGGTTCGAGGTGGAGGTAAATGCCCGTTATGCAGGGCACCCATTGTTGAAGTCATCCGAGCTTATTCAATATTGTAA